The genomic region TGTTCAGACCAAAACCGTTATATGCTACCAGGACTCTTAGAAAGAGCGTTATTAAAAAGAATTAGATTTTATGAGGTAACGTTCATGGCAAGATTCCCTGAAGCTGAGGCTAGAAAGCTAAACGTCCTGATCTGCAGGAAGTGCAACGCGCGCAACGCTTTACGTGCGACCCGATGCAGGAAATGCGGCTATACCGGCCTGAGGCCTAAGAAGAAGGAGCTTAAAGCGTAAATTTTTTAATTCTTTTACGAGCCGACGATTATATCGTCCTGCCCTGAAGGGCCCCTTTCTTTTAATATCTTCTTGAGGGCGGCCTTGTCGTATCTCTGTTCAAGGGCATACTCGAGCAGGTGCACGTAGGCGTCCTTGATGGACATGTCGTGCTCGACAGCGAACTTCTTGACCTCTTTATGGAGCTTCTCGGGGATATCCGCCTTTGACATACTGCAATGTGGTATGTCATATCTGATATATAAGCTATCACCTCGTTGTCCGGCGTTTCATCACTTTTGGCATGGCCCCAAAAATTATTTATCGTCCATGCGCATATTTTTATCACATGAAAGGCATCGACGGGCTGGAGCTGAGCCCCAGGAAAAACGAATACCTAAAATATTTACTGGAGAAAGGGGGCATGGCGCACACGACCGACATATCGGCACACTTCGACCTGGACCCGTCGACGGTGACTAAGGCCATCAACGAAATGTCTTCCACGGGCCTCATCGAGCACATGCCCTACAGGGGCGTCTGTCTCACGCCGCGGGGCAGAGAATACGCGACATTTTTGGTAAGGCGACACAGGGTATTGGGCTTAATGCTCTCGCATTATGGCTTGA from Methanocella conradii HZ254 harbors:
- a CDS encoding metal-dependent transcriptional regulator yields the protein MKGIDGLELSPRKNEYLKYLLEKGGMAHTTDISAHFDLDPSTVTKAINEMSSTGLIEHMPYRGVCLTPRGREYATFLVRRHRVLGLMLSHYGLTPREACSEASKLESYVSKDVVDKICKSLGHPSMGICGRITHDKCCCCPDDE
- a CDS encoding 50S ribosomal protein L40e gives rise to the protein MARFPEAEARKLNVLICRKCNARNALRATRCRKCGYTGLRPKKKELKA